In Salipiger sp. H15, the sequence CTCTTCCCCTTCGCGGTGATCCTGCAGGTGACCCCGGTCGTGGCCATCGCGCCGCTGATCCTGATCTACGTCGACAGCACCTTCGCGGCGCTGCTGATCTGCGCCTGGATCGTCGCCTTCTTCCCGATCCTGTCGAACACCGCCATCGGCATGCGCAGCGCCGACCACAACCTGCGCGACCTCTTCACCCTCTACGGCGCCAGCAAGTGGCAGCGCCTGCGGTACCTGCTGATCCCCTCGGCGCTGCCCTATTTCATGGCCGCGCTGAAGATCGCCGGAGGCCTCGCGCTGATCGGCGCGGTGGTGGCCGAGTTCGTTGCCGGCACCGCCGGGCAGAACACCGGGCTCGCCTCGCGCATCCTCGAGAGCAGCTTCCGCAACGAGATCCCGCGGATGTTCGCGGCGCTCCTGATGGTGTCGATGCTGGGCATCCTGATCTTCCTCGCCACCTCCTGGCTCTCGCGCGCCGTGCTCGGTCACTGGCACGAGAGCGAGATCAAGCGGCAGGGCTGAGCATGACCACGCTGAATGGCGTCGCGCTGGCCGGGCGCGCGGGACATTGGGACGTTGCGCTCGAGGGCGCGCGCATCGCCGCGCTTACCCCCTCCGAGGCGAAGGGCGGCGGTCTGCTGCTGCCCTGCTTT encodes:
- a CDS encoding ABC transporter permease: MAPQSAPVPAPAEDPVLRAARRERRMRIVMPCLALLAALGLWEFLVRYNNIPHYLIPAPSLILETLWKDGPSLLSSAWFTVKLTLLSLGLAIIGGVALGMVFALSRTVEMSLFPFAVILQVTPVVAIAPLILIYVDSTFAALLICAWIVAFFPILSNTAIGMRSADHNLRDLFTLYGASKWQRLRYLLIPSALPYFMAALKIAGGLALIGAVVAEFVAGTAGQNTGLASRILESSFRNEIPRMFAALLMVSMLGILIFLATSWLSRAVLGHWHESEIKRQG